One window of Candidatus Eisenbacteria bacterium genomic DNA carries:
- a CDS encoding IPT/TIG domain-containing protein, protein MNRTRLTTAIALLLALPALALAQPNITGISPGKTSANTGATVDITGTGFGASFADVAFFPGGGAATPLALIPGGIRVRVPATWSGGVQVQAAGVGPLSNAFNLDISFSWSGQYWPGGSLPFTWFLNNAAAPGCTFNDTRDALIDGYNAWTCASGVSMSYGGGTALAVTAYDGVNCRYWSSSGWSSGTVAVANWWYNSTTNQTLEADIAFNSQHYTWSTTGASTAMDVGNVCTHEEGHTIGLLDMYGSADFPHTMYGYVANGEVLRRTLHTDDALGAEWIYPHARPNLTAATPAGWWGPVVPRMLADANGSYAPLPATLTGNATCYVNTALTNNGGDCAAPSNNNQLLLDEEAYYNMWWNGVLGAGFAFGGWTNWGMYVRGGRHTLRWDLDTGQETLESNEFDNTYREQFVWSPYALSDMTPLARTVPPPRGVMADDNCDGFQFTGNYWGAVGVIPVSSAEDFDVELFNDYAGSTAGFSNELAVSPAGSGGTDFVLVNGNVVGYGATLQAGVLRFTSGAVNNYIVEQANAYGNSTITPGTLYGSTVTSGSVNMGAYQILKVHEVYLASAGTAYTFTLHNLSGTADLNLSLYDRAGSYFGRFSYLAIGQANPGGMDESFTYTPSASGYYGVVVWKGGSGDLGLANDYELIVGPALSNLSTTVTPGGWTAPAVPRNDAISPGVVSPTLDGNTGNTYISYSVHQLGPNPTPGGQLDLDIDDWWTITAGLPNPAAVSMYYVAAYGPLNVRGGRHTLSDVVDRPGTVPESDETDNVSYSQFVWSPLLVGKHAPVVRAMPPGYGPGWLPNCDGLRFDPTPTYLAWVSSVAAFSPGDDYDNYVFRDYVGSTSGFSDLAGASYWGGNATDFVTGHHTAWRPSIYPATVSFYAGGGGGVYSADMSDDAGRFATPPASYDDVPLAENRLADVYQFNLTPGTTYYMLLHRKSGSDELQFEVFPPTPGAVWSRGTGTASLTMDTDDDTLAFAPTDAGWHNVVVFRTDGTEAATPLTYLLSVGANVTVDVPLSEPQGNLGFLGAVPNPDRNGANLVFSLPDAGRVRLEVFDLTGRLACVVTDEEWSAGRHSLRWDGRRSDGRVATPGLYWARFQSSGSSFARRFTLVR, encoded by the coding sequence ATGAATCGCACCCGACTCACGACCGCGATCGCGCTGCTGCTGGCGCTGCCAGCGCTCGCGCTCGCGCAACCCAACATCACCGGCATTTCGCCGGGCAAGACCTCGGCAAACACCGGCGCCACGGTGGACATCACCGGCACCGGATTCGGCGCTTCGTTCGCCGACGTCGCCTTCTTCCCGGGAGGGGGAGCGGCGACGCCACTCGCGCTCATCCCGGGTGGCATCCGCGTCCGCGTTCCGGCCACCTGGAGCGGCGGCGTGCAGGTGCAGGCCGCCGGCGTCGGACCGCTCAGCAACGCCTTCAATCTCGACATCAGTTTCAGCTGGTCCGGCCAGTACTGGCCGGGCGGCAGCCTGCCGTTCACCTGGTTCCTGAACAACGCCGCGGCGCCGGGGTGCACGTTCAATGACACGCGCGACGCGCTCATCGACGGCTACAACGCCTGGACGTGCGCCTCGGGAGTGTCGATGAGCTACGGCGGTGGGACCGCCCTGGCCGTGACGGCCTACGACGGCGTCAACTGCCGGTACTGGTCGAGCTCCGGCTGGAGCTCCGGCACGGTCGCGGTCGCCAACTGGTGGTACAACTCCACGACCAACCAGACCCTCGAAGCCGACATCGCGTTCAACAGCCAGCACTACACCTGGAGCACGACCGGGGCCTCGACGGCCATGGACGTGGGCAACGTCTGCACGCACGAGGAAGGCCACACCATCGGCCTGCTCGACATGTACGGGTCGGCGGACTTCCCGCACACGATGTACGGCTACGTGGCCAACGGCGAGGTTCTCCGGCGCACACTGCACACGGACGACGCGCTGGGCGCCGAGTGGATCTATCCGCACGCTCGTCCGAACCTGACGGCGGCGACGCCCGCCGGCTGGTGGGGGCCGGTCGTGCCGCGGATGCTCGCCGACGCCAACGGCAGCTACGCACCGCTGCCGGCGACGCTCACGGGCAACGCGACGTGCTACGTGAACACCGCGCTCACCAACAACGGCGGCGACTGTGCCGCACCCTCCAACAACAACCAGCTGCTCCTCGACGAGGAGGCCTACTACAACATGTGGTGGAACGGCGTCCTCGGCGCGGGGTTCGCGTTCGGAGGCTGGACGAACTGGGGAATGTACGTGCGCGGCGGGCGGCACACGCTCCGCTGGGACCTCGACACGGGCCAGGAGACGCTCGAGTCGAACGAGTTCGACAACACCTATCGCGAGCAGTTCGTCTGGAGTCCCTACGCGCTGTCGGACATGACGCCGCTCGCGCGCACGGTGCCGCCGCCCCGCGGAGTGATGGCCGATGACAACTGTGACGGCTTCCAGTTCACGGGCAACTATTGGGGGGCGGTCGGCGTCATCCCGGTTTCGTCGGCCGAGGATTTCGACGTCGAACTGTTCAACGACTATGCCGGCAGCACGGCCGGCTTCAGCAACGAGCTGGCGGTGTCTCCCGCCGGCTCGGGCGGCACCGACTTCGTGCTCGTGAACGGGAACGTCGTCGGCTACGGCGCGACGCTGCAGGCCGGCGTCCTCCGCTTCACTTCCGGAGCGGTCAACAACTACATCGTCGAGCAGGCCAATGCCTACGGAAACTCGACGATCACGCCGGGCACGCTCTACGGCTCGACGGTGACCTCCGGCTCCGTGAACATGGGCGCCTACCAGATCCTCAAGGTGCACGAGGTCTACCTCGCAAGCGCGGGCACGGCGTACACCTTCACGCTTCACAACCTGAGCGGCACCGCCGACCTCAACCTCAGCCTCTACGATCGGGCCGGCAGCTACTTCGGCCGGTTCAGCTACCTGGCCATAGGGCAGGCCAATCCCGGCGGCATGGACGAGAGCTTCACGTACACGCCTTCCGCCTCGGGCTACTATGGCGTCGTCGTGTGGAAGGGAGGCTCGGGAGACCTCGGCCTCGCGAACGACTACGAGCTGATCGTTGGACCGGCACTGTCGAACCTGAGCACGACGGTCACGCCCGGCGGCTGGACCGCTCCGGCCGTGCCGCGCAACGACGCGATTTCGCCCGGCGTCGTTTCGCCCACGCTGGACGGCAACACCGGCAACACGTACATCAGCTACTCCGTGCACCAACTGGGCCCCAATCCGACCCCCGGCGGTCAGCTCGACCTCGACATTGACGACTGGTGGACGATCACGGCGGGCCTGCCGAATCCGGCGGCGGTGAGCATGTACTACGTCGCGGCGTACGGGCCGCTGAACGTTCGCGGCGGCCGGCACACGCTCTCGGACGTGGTGGACCGGCCGGGCACGGTTCCGGAGAGCGACGAGACGGACAACGTCTCCTACTCGCAGTTCGTGTGGAGCCCGCTGCTCGTGGGCAAGCACGCCCCGGTCGTGCGCGCCATGCCTCCCGGCTACGGTCCCGGGTGGCTTCCCAACTGCGACGGGCTGAGGTTCGACCCCACGCCCACCTATCTGGCGTGGGTCTCGAGCGTGGCGGCGTTCAGCCCGGGGGACGACTACGACAACTATGTCTTCCGGGACTACGTGGGCAGCACGTCGGGATTCAGCGATCTCGCGGGAGCGTCCTACTGGGGCGGCAACGCGACGGACTTCGTGACCGGCCATCACACGGCCTGGCGGCCCTCGATCTACCCCGCGACGGTCAGCTTCTACGCGGGCGGGGGCGGTGGCGTCTACAGCGCCGACATGAGCGACGACGCCGGCCGTTTCGCGACCCCGCCCGCCTCGTACGACGACGTCCCGCTCGCGGAGAACCGCCTGGCGGACGTCTATCAGTTCAACCTGACGCCCGGGACGACCTATTACATGCTCCTGCATCGCAAGTCGGGAAGCGACGAGCTGCAGTTCGAAGTCTTCCCTCCGACGCCTGGCGCCGTGTGGTCCCGGGGTACTGGAACGGCCTCGCTCACCATGGACACGGACGACGACACGCTCGCGTTCGCACCAACCGACGCGGGCTGGCACAACGTCGTCGTCTTCCGCACCGACGGCACGGAGGCGGCGACGCCGCTCACCTACCTGCTGTCGGTGGGCGCGAACGTGACCGTGGACGTGCCGCTCTCGGAGCCGCAGGGGAACCTGGGCTTCCTCGGCGCGGTGCCGAACCCGGATCGGAACGG